One genomic segment of Salinibacter grassmerensis includes these proteins:
- a CDS encoding BrxA/BrxB family bacilliredoxin, giving the protein MPYPKQMVEPMRKELTQLGVEELRTPDEVDAAFDQAEDGTMLLVINSVCGCAAGNARPAVAKAKDATDQHPDHYATVFAGQDLEATERAREHLVGIPPSSPFFALLRDGQPVYVVERKHIEGRNADVIARDLVEAFEAYCGEEEPPADAPSRPDSSSSGDGLPSTFQSIT; this is encoded by the coding sequence ATGCCGTACCCCAAGCAGATGGTTGAGCCAATGCGCAAGGAATTGACCCAGCTCGGTGTCGAGGAATTGCGCACGCCCGACGAGGTCGATGCCGCCTTCGATCAGGCGGAGGACGGGACAATGCTGCTCGTGATTAACTCGGTTTGTGGCTGCGCCGCGGGCAACGCCCGACCGGCCGTCGCCAAGGCGAAAGATGCGACCGATCAACATCCAGACCACTATGCCACGGTGTTCGCCGGGCAGGATCTCGAGGCCACGGAGCGGGCCCGAGAGCACCTCGTGGGCATCCCGCCATCGTCGCCGTTCTTTGCTCTTCTTCGGGACGGCCAGCCCGTGTACGTGGTGGAGCGGAAGCACATTGAGGGTCGCAATGCCGATGTCATTGCCCGAGATCTAGTGGAAGCATTCGAGGCGTACTGTGGAGAGGAAGAGCCTCCCGCCGACGCCCCATCGCGTCCTGATTCCTCAAGCTCCGGTGACGGGCTCCCGTCTACTTTTCAGTCTATCACGTAG
- a CDS encoding HAD-IIA family hydrolase — protein sequence MADEQEAANAWLLDMDGVLVHEEVVLPGAQQFIERLREKELPFLVLTNNSIYTRRDLSARLARAGLDVPEAQIWTSAVATAQFLSDQAPEASAYAVGEAGLTTALHEVGYTLTDADPDFVVLGETRTYSFQHITAAVRLIEQGARFIATNPDVTGPSPEGPLPATGSVAALIREATGQKPYFVGKPNPIMIRSALNQIDAHSATTAMAGDRMDTDVMAGMEAGLTTHLVLSGSTRREEISEFAYRPSNVAESISELIERI from the coding sequence ATGGCAGACGAGCAGGAAGCGGCGAATGCATGGCTTCTCGATATGGACGGCGTACTGGTGCATGAGGAAGTTGTCCTTCCTGGTGCGCAGCAGTTCATTGAGCGGCTTCGGGAGAAGGAGTTGCCTTTTCTCGTGCTCACCAACAATTCCATCTACACCCGGCGCGACTTATCGGCCCGCCTCGCCCGCGCCGGGCTGGACGTGCCGGAGGCGCAGATTTGGACCTCGGCCGTCGCCACCGCACAGTTTCTCTCCGACCAGGCGCCCGAGGCGTCGGCGTACGCCGTTGGGGAGGCCGGGTTGACGACGGCGCTCCACGAGGTAGGCTACACGCTCACGGATGCCGACCCCGATTTCGTGGTGCTGGGCGAGACCCGCACGTATTCGTTTCAGCACATCACGGCGGCCGTCCGACTCATCGAACAAGGAGCGCGCTTTATAGCCACCAACCCGGACGTCACGGGCCCGTCGCCAGAGGGGCCGCTCCCGGCCACTGGCTCTGTCGCCGCCCTCATCAGGGAAGCCACTGGGCAGAAGCCCTATTTCGTTGGCAAACCCAATCCGATCATGATCCGAAGCGCATTGAATCAGATCGATGCGCACTCGGCCACCACGGCGATGGCGGGGGACCGCATGGACACTGATGTCATGGCCGGCATGGAGGCCGGGTTGACTACACACCTGGTGCTGTCCGGATCAACGCGACGCGAAGAGATTTCGGAATTCGCCTACCGGCCGAGCAACGTGGCCGAGTCGATATCAGAGTTGATCGAACGAATTTGA
- a CDS encoding PAS domain S-box protein — MTRASWSYQSFLWPDDAEFPVEKRSAVLLHRLLSLIGAVLMGLAGCLLAAVDPSAVDLLSFFGGGGGVFLGLLGASYVSGVVRYWHPEWMRGVAYVLMVGLGTIAALNGFSADYDVGLLLLYGTLPCVVALGAESNRPVWRFLGIGILASVSGTIFGLIPPPEALVLTGGMAAVASVEGIALSGQFFVRGRLERQNDLFARAQRLADIGAWEYGVFSEELFWTQQVRKIHGLPPDYEPTVDEAVSFYHPDDQSLIEEILDRAVEKGIPFDEELRLKHEHTGDRWVRARGTPQMEDGEVARIRGTFQDITERKTQQQRLQSLRERLELAIGGAGLGTWDWDIETDEVIFNQQWAEMLGYSLEELDFRFEIWEELVHPDDLSAAAEALDAHLAGTTDFYQQELRMRTKGGDWKWIRAVGRAVERDAQGTPTRAAGIHLDIDERKRDKQKLRARSAAMETSIDGMAILGPDETYRFVNQAHADIYGYESPDAFLENTWRMCYEESEQTRLEERAFPVLRAEGSWRGEALGQRRDGTTFPQEVSLTLAQEGHIVGIVRDITGRKAQERELREIAGEYETTLDNVTDAIFLADVVGTGPKAEFRFERLSSSYEAMTGLTTEEVRGKTPSEVLGAGPGGELTANFHRCVETKTPVTYEEEIAMGREVRMWQTSLAPVLVGGKVERIVGVGRDITKRVEREQELERKNARLDSFAGLVSHDLRNPLNVATGRLQLAQEEEAPDPDHLVAVERALERMDAIIEDVLALTWGGRDIRAEELSTFSLASLAETSWDHVDTSKATLHFDDPPRVRCDEDRLRRLLENLFRNAVEHGGETVSVEVGRCPGGFYVEDDGTGFPEGKNEAVFEAGYSSGDEGTGLGLSIVESIAEAHGGTLSATNGRAGGARFEVTGIDVEAPGEENT; from the coding sequence ATGACGCGTGCATCCTGGTCATACCAGTCATTTCTCTGGCCTGACGACGCGGAGTTCCCCGTCGAAAAACGGTCGGCCGTTCTGCTTCACCGCCTCCTGTCGCTGATTGGGGCCGTTCTCATGGGCCTCGCGGGTTGTCTCCTCGCTGCTGTTGACCCGTCGGCGGTCGACCTCCTGTCGTTTTTCGGGGGGGGAGGGGGAGTCTTTCTTGGCCTTCTGGGAGCCTCCTACGTGTCAGGTGTAGTGCGGTATTGGCATCCCGAGTGGATGCGAGGAGTGGCCTACGTCCTGATGGTGGGACTGGGGACGATCGCCGCCCTCAATGGCTTTTCCGCGGACTACGACGTGGGGCTATTGCTCCTGTACGGAACGCTTCCGTGTGTTGTCGCGCTCGGGGCCGAGTCGAACCGGCCCGTGTGGCGGTTTTTAGGGATTGGCATTCTGGCTAGCGTTTCGGGAACCATTTTCGGTTTGATCCCGCCCCCTGAGGCACTGGTCCTGACTGGGGGAATGGCGGCGGTGGCCTCCGTCGAAGGCATCGCTCTGAGCGGGCAATTCTTTGTCCGCGGACGACTGGAGCGCCAGAACGATTTGTTCGCCCGTGCTCAGAGGTTGGCGGACATTGGCGCCTGGGAGTATGGGGTGTTCTCGGAGGAGTTGTTCTGGACCCAGCAGGTGCGAAAGATCCATGGCCTTCCGCCCGACTACGAGCCAACCGTCGACGAGGCGGTGTCGTTCTACCATCCCGATGATCAATCCCTGATCGAAGAGATACTCGACCGTGCCGTTGAAAAGGGCATCCCCTTCGACGAAGAATTGCGCCTCAAACATGAGCACACGGGGGACCGATGGGTCCGTGCCCGGGGCACGCCCCAAATGGAAGACGGCGAAGTTGCCAGGATCCGGGGCACATTTCAGGATATTACCGAGCGGAAGACGCAGCAGCAGCGGCTACAGTCCCTCCGTGAACGTCTCGAACTGGCCATCGGCGGGGCGGGGCTCGGTACCTGGGACTGGGACATTGAGACCGATGAGGTCATATTCAATCAACAGTGGGCCGAAATGCTCGGCTACTCGCTGGAGGAACTGGACTTTCGCTTTGAGATCTGGGAAGAACTGGTCCATCCCGATGACCTATCCGCAGCCGCAGAGGCTCTGGACGCGCACCTCGCGGGCACGACCGATTTCTACCAGCAAGAGCTTCGGATGCGGACCAAGGGCGGAGATTGGAAATGGATTCGAGCGGTCGGTCGGGCCGTTGAGCGCGACGCGCAGGGCACACCGACGCGAGCCGCCGGAATTCACCTGGACATTGACGAGCGGAAGCGAGACAAGCAGAAACTGCGGGCACGAAGCGCCGCGATGGAGACATCGATTGACGGCATGGCAATCCTGGGCCCGGACGAGACGTACCGGTTTGTCAACCAGGCCCACGCCGACATCTATGGCTACGAGTCTCCAGATGCGTTCCTGGAGAATACGTGGCGGATGTGCTACGAAGAGAGTGAGCAGACTCGGCTGGAAGAGCGTGCGTTTCCAGTTCTTCGCGCCGAGGGATCGTGGCGCGGGGAGGCCCTGGGACAGCGTCGGGACGGCACGACCTTTCCGCAAGAAGTTTCACTGACCCTGGCCCAAGAGGGGCATATCGTGGGGATCGTCCGCGATATCACTGGGCGCAAGGCTCAGGAGCGCGAGCTCCGCGAGATTGCCGGCGAGTACGAAACGACGCTCGACAACGTCACGGACGCCATTTTCCTCGCGGACGTGGTGGGGACCGGGCCGAAGGCCGAGTTTCGGTTCGAGCGGCTTAGTTCCTCGTACGAAGCCATGACCGGTCTCACGACCGAAGAGGTTCGGGGCAAGACGCCGAGTGAGGTCCTCGGGGCCGGTCCAGGGGGCGAACTCACGGCCAACTTTCACCGCTGTGTGGAGACGAAGACACCCGTCACCTACGAAGAGGAGATCGCCATGGGCCGAGAGGTTCGAATGTGGCAAACGAGCCTCGCGCCGGTTCTCGTCGGCGGAAAGGTTGAGCGGATCGTAGGGGTGGGCCGAGACATCACCAAACGTGTGGAGCGAGAACAAGAGCTCGAACGGAAGAATGCCCGTCTCGATAGCTTTGCGGGCCTGGTGTCGCACGATCTCCGAAATCCACTGAACGTGGCGACGGGGCGTCTTCAACTGGCACAGGAAGAAGAGGCCCCCGACCCCGACCACTTGGTGGCCGTCGAGCGCGCCCTCGAGCGCATGGACGCTATTATTGAAGATGTTCTTGCCCTTACCTGGGGCGGGCGGGACATCCGGGCCGAAGAATTGTCGACCTTCAGCCTCGCGTCCCTGGCCGAGACGAGTTGGGACCACGTTGATACCAGCAAGGCCACCCTCCACTTCGATGATCCCCCTCGTGTTCGGTGCGACGAAGACCGGCTCCGGCGACTTTTGGAAAACCTATTCCGGAATGCCGTGGAGCATGGTGGGGAAACGGTGTCGGTTGAGGTGGGCCGATGCCCGGGCGGGTTTTACGTAGAAGATGACGGCACGGGCTTTCCCGAGGGCAAGAACGAAGCGGTCTTTGAGGCGGGCTATTCTTCGGGGGACGAGGGGACGGGGCTGGGGCTCTCAATCGTAGAGTCCATAGCGGAGGCTCATGGGGGAACCCTCTCGGCGACCAATGGCAGGGCAGGTGGAGCTCGGTTCGAGGTGACGGGAATCGACGTGGAAGCGCCAGGCGAAGAGAACACGTAA